The following proteins come from a genomic window of Fibrobacter sp. UWP2:
- a CDS encoding LamG-like jellyroll fold domain-containing protein has product MKRLLITKPFCTLNFAMFLCAASLVVFAACSDSPSGANTAGTIIETNTGNKGLARMYISTAALSAAAFDTLVASYTESDTVGDTIYVSRYGFEKVLDSVEVLTGIAEIVDVPVGTYDSVEIRSASGEVRSVSVEWVAVEGEVSYDAALPMKEPQAVSLDVGTAVDGASAAELADMPFPVWLPASLKNPCLTDAAGSILLLDSAGAAGDSVLYWGLMETVALTKNGSIEFKAFDNCALTNHTGLPLARAYWLPEVVMDTTGDGRIIGMEKTFTDSLTLGVSFWIHMDAAEQLHNYARILVSDKDSAGFIVQQREATNKINIRINTRDGDYNAVFGTAEILDGAWHQYAFTIAKNEITIYVDGEFLERRTFEGSEGLDEASYPLIGGYNNMVGGIQNVFFTDGAQGEDWFKLFYALQKNAVF; this is encoded by the coding sequence ATGAAACGTTTACTTATCACGAAGCCTTTCTGCACGCTGAATTTTGCGATGTTTCTCTGCGCCGCGTCGCTGGTCGTGTTTGCTGCTTGTAGCGATTCTCCTTCTGGCGCGAATACTGCGGGGACAATCATCGAGACGAACACCGGCAACAAGGGGCTCGCCCGCATGTACATTTCCACGGCGGCTCTTTCTGCTGCGGCGTTCGACACGCTGGTAGCGAGCTATACCGAGAGCGATACCGTGGGCGACACCATCTATGTTTCGCGCTATGGTTTCGAGAAGGTGCTGGATTCCGTCGAGGTTTTGACAGGCATTGCTGAGATCGTGGATGTCCCTGTGGGTACCTACGATTCTGTCGAGATCCGCTCCGCCTCGGGCGAAGTGCGCTCCGTTTCTGTGGAATGGGTGGCTGTCGAAGGCGAAGTGAGCTACGATGCCGCGCTTCCCATGAAGGAGCCCCAGGCGGTTTCCCTTGACGTGGGTACCGCGGTCGATGGCGCCAGTGCGGCGGAACTAGCCGATATGCCGTTTCCTGTGTGGCTTCCGGCTTCGCTGAAAAACCCGTGCCTCACCGATGCCGCGGGCAGTATCCTCCTCTTGGACTCTGCTGGTGCCGCGGGCGACAGCGTTTTGTACTGGGGCCTCATGGAAACGGTAGCCTTGACCAAAAATGGATCCATTGAATTCAAGGCGTTTGACAACTGTGCGTTGACGAACCATACAGGGCTCCCCCTGGCACGTGCCTACTGGTTGCCCGAGGTCGTCATGGATACGACCGGCGATGGCCGGATTATCGGCATGGAAAAGACGTTTACGGATAGCCTTACCTTGGGTGTTTCCTTCTGGATCCACATGGATGCCGCCGAGCAGTTGCATAACTATGCGCGGATTCTCGTGTCCGACAAGGATAGCGCCGGCTTCATTGTTCAGCAGCGCGAGGCTACGAACAAAATAAACATCCGCATCAACACCCGCGATGGCGATTACAATGCGGTGTTTGGTACGGCGGAAATTCTGGATGGCGCCTGGCACCAGTACGCCTTTACAATTGCTAAAAACGAAATAACCATTTACGTGGATGGCGAATTTTTGGAACGCAGGACTTTCGAGGGCTCCGAAGGGCTTGATGAGGCGAGCTATCCTCTTATCGGTGGCTACAACAACATGGTGGGCGGCATTCAGAACGTCTTCTTTACCGATGGCGCCCAGGGCGAGGACTGGTTCAAGCTGTTCTACGCCCTGCAAAAGAACGCCGTTTTTTAG
- a CDS encoding TIGR02147 family protein, which produces MSQYVNIFEFTKVRNFLAEYQERRALSEPTFTRTEFCNKLGLPHTRSYFNDVLKGKAITKEMLSRFVAVIGLKGDEARYFEAMVHFDQGKTADARELAMKCMLKLNPNPQIIVEPESYELFSNWYNVVVFNALDSMNVADDVTELQQKLFPPVSEKKIRESLALLKKMELIRKNDKGFWKATRESYRTVSECKDKMVLQYQMKCLDLSRQALESADGESRDFTTFNFSVSRRGREKIEHATERFKEEVRKIVREDRAAATEVEHINLHVFSNVKNEKEGE; this is translated from the coding sequence ATGAGCCAGTACGTCAACATATTCGAATTTACCAAGGTCAGGAACTTTTTGGCGGAATATCAGGAACGGCGCGCCCTTTCGGAGCCTACGTTCACCCGCACGGAATTCTGCAACAAGCTGGGGCTGCCGCACACGCGCAGCTATTTCAACGACGTACTCAAGGGCAAAGCCATCACCAAGGAGATGCTCTCGCGCTTTGTTGCGGTCATTGGGCTCAAGGGCGATGAGGCGCGCTACTTCGAGGCCATGGTGCATTTTGACCAGGGAAAGACGGCGGATGCCCGCGAGCTTGCCATGAAGTGCATGCTCAAGTTGAATCCGAACCCGCAAATCATCGTGGAACCCGAAAGCTACGAACTATTCTCCAACTGGTACAACGTGGTGGTGTTCAACGCCCTCGACTCCATGAACGTCGCTGACGATGTTACGGAACTGCAGCAAAAGCTGTTCCCGCCTGTATCGGAGAAAAAGATTCGCGAATCGCTTGCGCTGCTCAAAAAGATGGAACTTATCCGCAAGAACGACAAAGGCTTTTGGAAGGCGACCCGCGAAAGCTACCGCACCGTGAGCGAGTGCAAAGACAAGATGGTGCTCCAGTACCAGATGAAGTGTCTTGACCTTTCGCGACAGGCGCTGGAATCCGCCGACGGCGAATCCAGGGATTTTACCACGTTCAATTTCAGCGTCTCGCGCAGGGGCCGCGAAAAAATTGAGCATGCCACCGAGAGATTCAAAGAGGAAGTCCGCAAGATTGTGCGCGAGGACCGCGCTGCCGCAACGGAGGTGGAGCACATCAACCTCCACGTGTTCAGCAACGTCAAGAACGAGAAGGAGGGCGAATAA
- a CDS encoding TIGR02147 family protein, with protein sequence MFSRSKINVFDFTDYRKFLQAFYVMEKALDPTFSYRVFACAVEMDASLLLKVIQEKRHISSKSVEAFVAFFRFKEAKGEYFREMVAYGKAKTDADIRIHFEHMQKMRPASCRELDEVQYRYFQTWYYPMIRSALDVFDYRGVADADALGDACIPKLTAAQVNAAVEALLSLGLATKKPNGRVVPTIAHVRTGERWCSACISEYQGSIAELAKQAISNTPKENRDISTLTLAMDSTQIQKVRRILAEARKEIVNVVNGMPSEVCDSVYQLNFQLFPMMKKECER encoded by the coding sequence ATGTTTTCGAGAAGTAAAATCAACGTCTTTGACTTTACGGATTACCGGAAGTTCTTACAGGCCTTCTACGTGATGGAGAAGGCGCTGGACCCGACTTTCAGCTACCGCGTGTTCGCCTGCGCCGTGGAGATGGACGCAAGCCTCCTTTTGAAGGTCATCCAGGAAAAGCGACACATATCGTCCAAGTCCGTGGAGGCCTTTGTCGCCTTCTTCCGTTTTAAGGAGGCGAAGGGCGAGTACTTCCGCGAGATGGTCGCCTATGGCAAGGCGAAGACCGATGCCGATATTCGCATACACTTTGAACACATGCAAAAGATGCGGCCTGCCTCGTGCCGCGAGCTCGACGAGGTGCAGTACCGTTATTTCCAGACGTGGTACTACCCGATGATCCGCTCGGCCCTGGATGTGTTCGATTACCGCGGCGTGGCGGATGCCGATGCCCTCGGTGATGCGTGCATCCCGAAGCTTACTGCGGCGCAAGTGAATGCCGCCGTGGAGGCGTTGCTTTCGCTTGGGCTTGCGACCAAGAAGCCGAACGGCCGCGTGGTGCCGACGATTGCCCATGTGCGCACGGGCGAGCGCTGGTGCAGCGCCTGCATTAGCGAGTATCAGGGGAGCATCGCGGAACTTGCGAAGCAGGCCATCTCGAACACGCCCAAAGAGAACCGCGACATCAGCACGCTCACCCTCGCCATGGATTCGACGCAAATCCAAAAGGTCCGCCGTATTTTGGCGGAGGCGCGTAAGGAGATTGTGAACGTGGTGAATGGCATGCCCTCCGAAGTTTGCGACAGCGTTTACCAGTTGAATTTTCAGTTGTTCCCCATGATGAAAAAGGAATGCGAACGATGA
- a CDS encoding glycosyl hydrolase: MKNIEKALILAVSATFLTSAPALAAKYEAESATLSGGATPGADNSASGSKFVNMNGGTITFPNVSVENAGKYELAITYRADNPKNNLIKVNGSTSQTLAFPATTSWSKAIAIVTLKKGNNSIAIDKDWGWISVDYIDITPYTPAPFSISPKPVTPNPTEGLVKLYAFLVENFEKKTISGIMTGDLGSHTLGDDFRKQDDVEEIYKRSGKYPALVGVDFLFASGPNAKSSWNMEYTTKAIDIAKGVWKAGGIPNFTWHWKDPLDKDDAFYTPGASNGTTTNFNFADAFVAGTTEWNTESAAYKGIINDVDFIADFFLDLQKDGVAGIFRPLHEAGGTWFWWSINSGKQFAALYRLVYDRMVNVKGVRNMVWVYNPSTDDVNGWDPGDSYYDVLGIDIYNRSGDNSSNAASFDGLKAKNGGKKILALTENGPIPDVAKMHEDVSVWSWWMPWYHTWNSKFIDQTPDAVWKSNMEDDRILTLDKMPGWDKYVVSSSSSDPGTTRLNKVLTSKAPEVRHLGDRTRVYNLNGRAVGNGSGLSGERRLPRGYYVTK, from the coding sequence ATGAAAAACATTGAAAAAGCCTTAATTTTAGCGGTTTCCGCAACTTTTCTCACATCGGCCCCGGCTCTTGCCGCCAAGTACGAAGCCGAATCGGCCACCCTCAGCGGAGGCGCCACCCCAGGCGCCGATAATTCCGCTTCGGGTTCAAAATTTGTCAACATGAACGGGGGGACTATCACATTCCCGAACGTATCTGTCGAAAACGCCGGCAAATACGAACTCGCCATCACTTATAGGGCCGATAACCCCAAGAACAACCTCATTAAGGTAAACGGCTCCACTTCACAAACCCTGGCGTTCCCCGCAACCACAAGCTGGAGCAAGGCGATCGCCATCGTCACCCTCAAAAAGGGAAACAATTCCATCGCCATCGACAAGGACTGGGGCTGGATCAGCGTGGACTACATCGATATTACGCCCTACACACCCGCACCCTTCAGCATCTCCCCCAAGCCGGTGACCCCAAACCCCACAGAAGGGCTCGTCAAGCTCTACGCATTCCTGGTGGAGAACTTCGAAAAAAAGACCATCAGTGGCATCATGACGGGCGACTTGGGCAGCCATACCTTGGGAGACGACTTCCGTAAACAGGACGACGTGGAGGAAATTTACAAGCGGAGCGGCAAGTACCCGGCACTTGTAGGTGTAGACTTCCTGTTTGCCTCGGGGCCAAACGCCAAATCCTCCTGGAACATGGAATACACAACGAAGGCGATAGACATTGCGAAGGGTGTCTGGAAAGCCGGAGGAATCCCGAACTTCACCTGGCACTGGAAAGACCCCCTCGACAAGGATGACGCATTCTACACCCCGGGGGCAAGCAACGGGACCACAACAAACTTCAATTTCGCAGACGCCTTTGTAGCCGGGACCACCGAATGGAATACCGAAAGCGCAGCCTACAAGGGAATCATTAACGACGTCGATTTCATCGCGGACTTTTTCCTCGACCTTCAAAAGGATGGAGTTGCCGGAATCTTCCGCCCACTCCACGAAGCAGGTGGCACCTGGTTCTGGTGGAGCATCAATTCCGGCAAGCAGTTCGCGGCACTATACCGGCTCGTCTATGACCGCATGGTAAATGTCAAGGGGGTCCGCAACATGGTTTGGGTTTACAACCCCTCCACCGACGACGTGAACGGCTGGGACCCGGGCGACAGCTACTACGACGTGCTCGGCATAGACATCTACAACAGATCAGGCGACAACTCCAGCAACGCGGCAAGCTTTGACGGCCTCAAGGCAAAGAACGGGGGCAAAAAGATACTCGCCCTCACCGAGAACGGGCCCATCCCCGACGTAGCCAAGATGCACGAGGACGTCTCGGTATGGAGCTGGTGGATGCCCTGGTACCACACATGGAACAGCAAATTCATCGACCAGACTCCCGACGCTGTATGGAAAAGCAACATGGAGGACGACCGCATTTTAACCCTCGACAAGATGCCTGGCTGGGACAAGTATGTGGTCAGCAGTTCCAGCTCAGACCCCGGCACCACCCGCTTGAACAAGGTTTTGACCAGCAAGGCGCCGGAAGTCCGCCACTTGGGCGACCGCACACGAGTCTACAACCTGAACGGACGCGCAGTCGGCAATGGATCGGGATTGTCTGGAGAGCGCCGCCTGCCCCGTGGTTACTACGTCACCAAGTAA